One segment of Chlorocebus sabaeus isolate Y175 chromosome 24, mChlSab1.0.hap1, whole genome shotgun sequence DNA contains the following:
- the ACOT6 gene encoding acyl-coenzyme A thioesterase 6 isoform X2, which translates to MLQHPEVKGPSIGLLGFSKGGDLCLSMASFLKGITATVLINACVANTITPLHYKDMIIPKLVDDLGKVKITKSGFLTFMDTWSNPLEERNHQSLIPLEKAQGPFLFIVGMDDQNWKSEFYAQIASERLQAHGKERPQIICYPETGHCIDPPYFPPSRASVHAVLGETVFYGGEPKAHSKAQVDAWQQIQTFFCKHLNGKKCVKHSKI; encoded by the coding sequence GTGAAAGGTCCTAGTATTGGGCTTCTTGGATTTTCCAAAGGAGGTGACCTGTGTCTCTCAATGGCTTCTTTCTTGAAGGGCATCACAGCCACTGTTCTTATCAATGCCTGTGTAGCCAACACCATAACTCCTCTACATTACAAGGATATGATTATTCCTAAACTTGTAGATGATCTAGGAAAAGTAAAAATCACGAAGTCAGGATTTCTCACTTTTATGGACACTTGGAGCAATCCACTGGAGGAACGCAATCACCAAAGTCTTATTCCATTGGAAAAGGCCCAGGGCCCCTTCTTGTTTATTGTTGGCATGGATGATCAAAACTGGAAGAGTGAATTCTACGCTCAGATAGCCTCTGAAAGGCTACAAGCTCACGGAAAAGAAAGACCCCAGATAATCTGTTACCCAGAAACAGGTCACTGTATTGACCCACCTTATTTTCCTCCTTCTAGAGCCTCTGTGCATGCTGTTTTGGGTGAGACAGTATTCTATGGAGGTGAGCCAAAGGCTCACTCAAAGGCACAGGTAGATGCCTGGCAGCAAATTCAAACTTTCTTCTGTAAACATCTCAATGGTAAAAAATGTGTCAAGCACAGCAAAATATAA